In SAR202 cluster bacterium, one genomic interval encodes:
- a CDS encoding DUF3500 domain-containing protein, with protein MHSGQSHSKLASQMADACDKFLESLSAPQRAKTIYNFADGERFFWFYPPLNRHGLPLRDMEPHQRKLALDILAVSLPEKSYKQALQIVEHENVLGAIEKEQNRITFVRDPQLYYFIFFGQPGEKDPWGWRFEGHHVSLNFSVWDKEVVSVTPFFFGSNPAEVRKGPKKGLRILGDREDLAFDLIDSFDKTQRSKAVIWPNAPWDILTYNSARATLPEYEGLPVSKMSGSQREMLMALVSEYVNQARPEVAKDKLTRLQQEDFDKLHFAWGGPISKDKEHYYRIHGGNFVVEFDNRQNGANHIHSVWRDVNNDFAQDVLRDHLLLFHIL; from the coding sequence ATGCACAGCGGCCAGTCTCACTCCAAGCTAGCCTCCCAGATGGCGGATGCCTGCGACAAGTTCCTTGAAAGCCTTTCGGCCCCTCAGCGCGCCAAGACTATTTATAACTTTGCCGATGGCGAGCGTTTCTTCTGGTTCTATCCTCCCCTCAACCGCCACGGCCTCCCCCTCCGCGATATGGAGCCCCATCAGCGAAAGCTGGCCCTGGACATCCTGGCCGTCTCCCTGCCGGAGAAGTCCTACAAACAAGCCTTGCAGATCGTTGAGCACGAGAACGTCCTTGGCGCCATCGAAAAGGAGCAAAACCGCATTACCTTTGTCCGCGACCCGCAGCTCTACTATTTCATCTTCTTCGGCCAGCCGGGCGAGAAGGACCCCTGGGGCTGGCGGTTTGAGGGCCACCACGTCTCCCTGAACTTCAGCGTCTGGGACAAAGAGGTCGTCTCCGTCACGCCTTTCTTCTTCGGCTCCAATCCCGCCGAGGTACGAAAAGGCCCCAAGAAGGGCCTGCGCATCCTCGGCGATCGCGAAGACCTGGCCTTCGACCTCATAGACAGCTTCGACAAGACGCAGCGGTCCAAGGCCGTCATCTGGCCCAACGCCCCCTGGGACATCCTCACCTACAACTCGGCCCGCGCCACCCTGCCGGAGTACGAGGGTCTGCCCGTGTCCAAGATGTCCGGTTCGCAGCGCGAAATGCTTATGGCCCTGGTGTCCGAGTACGTGAACCAGGCGAGACCGGAGGTAGCCAAGGACAAGCTGACGCGCCTTCAGCAGGAGGACTTCGACAAGCTGCACTTTGCCTGGGGCGGCCCCATCTCCAAGGACAAGGAACACTACTACCGGATCCACGGCGGCAACTTCGTCGTCGAGTTCGACAACCGGCAGAACGGCGCCAACCACATCCACTCGGTCTGGCGCGACGTCAACAACGACTTCGCCCAAGACGTGCTGCGCGACCACCTCCTCCTCTTCCACATCCTCTAA
- a CDS encoding PIN domain-containing protein has protein sequence MALVLDTGPLYATLDRTDAQNRRCLDFLEGTAEALVIPAPVLIEVDWLVHNRLHSGVFLVLLDDIFAGSYHVEELQPSDYRRIREICDRYADTDIGFVDAAVLAIVERLNEPKLATLDYRHFRFLRPRHVDTLKLVPEDQL, from the coding sequence ATGGCGCTAGTTCTTGACACTGGGCCATTATACGCAACTCTGGATCGAACTGACGCCCAGAATCGTCGGTGCCTCGACTTTTTAGAAGGCACTGCTGAGGCGCTGGTAATACCTGCGCCCGTACTGATTGAAGTGGACTGGCTTGTGCATAACAGGCTTCATTCTGGGGTTTTCCTAGTGCTTCTCGACGATATTTTTGCTGGCTCCTACCATGTAGAGGAGTTGCAGCCCTCTGATTATCGGCGCATCCGCGAGATTTGCGACCGCTATGCTGACACCGATATAGGATTCGTAGACGCCGCAGTCTTAGCTATCGTGGAACGCCTAAATGAGCCCAAGCTCGCTACCCTAGACTACCGCCACTTCCGATTTCTTCGCCCCCGACATGTGGACACTCTTAAGCTTGTACCCGAAGACCAACTATAG
- a CDS encoding ribbon-helix-helix protein, CopG family: MERTTISIPEELLQCLRLMAAERRTSIAALVREALEEKAKSYRPRPRSWGIGASGYTDTSTKAGDMRPVPRSWR, translated from the coding sequence ATGGAACGCACCACAATATCTATCCCTGAAGAATTGTTGCAATGCTTGCGTTTGATGGCGGCAGAGCGGCGTACGTCTATTGCTGCTCTAGTCCGAGAAGCTCTAGAAGAGAAGGCCAAGAGTTATCGACCAAGACCACGAAGTTGGGGTATTGGCGCCTCGGGCTACACTGACACCTCGACAAAAGCGGGTGACATGCGACCGGTACCGCGTTCATGGCGCTAG
- a CDS encoding zinc ribbon domain-containing protein, whose translation MAIYEYYCGSCKQEFQLMRSMSQFNEPGPCPTCGKPSQKLVSAHASKIGYYLKPSSGGAFRSHKAASETAKKGKPKKKSK comes from the coding sequence ATGGCTATCTATGAATACTACTGCGGCTCCTGCAAGCAGGAGTTCCAGCTTATGCGCTCCATGAGCCAGTTCAATGAGCCTGGGCCATGCCCGACCTGCGGGAAGCCGTCGCAGAAGCTGGTGTCGGCACACGCTTCCAAGATTGGGTATTATTTGAAGCCCTCGTCCGGGGGAGCGTTTCGGAGTCATAAGGCGGCATCGGAAACCGCCAAGAAGGGCAAGCCAAAGAAGAAAAGCAAGTAG
- a CDS encoding 3-oxoacyl-ACP reductase FabG gives MDLKGKVALVTGSGRNIGKATVLELARQGADVVVNARSNRGEAEAVAREAREMGVRAQAAVADVGDAAQVERMVASAIKEFGRIDILINNAGLRKTTPFVDMTHQEWREIMAVNLDGPFYCCKAVAPGMIERKWGRIINVGGLYAFKGNKGFAHVGAAKMGALGLTRSLAVELAPYGIVVNHIVPGSFDTSREGGKRTQLTPAQLAGIPLGRLGQPEEVAKLCAFLSSDGASYITGQMIHVNGGVVTH, from the coding sequence ATGGACTTGAAGGGGAAGGTGGCACTGGTGACGGGGTCGGGAAGGAACATTGGAAAGGCGACGGTCTTAGAATTGGCCCGCCAGGGCGCCGACGTGGTGGTGAACGCGCGGTCTAACCGAGGGGAGGCAGAGGCGGTGGCGCGGGAGGCGCGGGAGATGGGGGTGCGGGCGCAGGCGGCGGTGGCGGACGTGGGCGACGCAGCGCAGGTGGAGCGGATGGTGGCGTCGGCGATTAAAGAATTCGGGCGCATCGACATCCTGATAAACAACGCAGGCCTGCGGAAGACCACACCCTTCGTCGACATGACGCATCAGGAGTGGCGGGAGATTATGGCGGTGAACCTGGACGGGCCGTTCTACTGCTGCAAGGCGGTGGCGCCGGGGATGATAGAGCGGAAGTGGGGCCGCATTATCAACGTCGGCGGGCTGTACGCCTTCAAGGGGAATAAGGGGTTTGCTCACGTGGGCGCGGCGAAGATGGGGGCGCTGGGGCTGACGCGGTCCCTGGCGGTGGAGCTGGCGCCCTACGGCATTGTGGTCAACCACATCGTGCCCGGGTCCTTCGACACCAGCCGCGAGGGCGGAAAGCGGACGCAGTTGACGCCGGCGCAGCTAGCGGGGATACCCCTGGGGAGGTTAGGCCAGCCGGAGGAGGTGGCGAAACTGTGCGCTTTCCTCTCCTCCGACGGGGCCAGCTACATTACGGGGCAGATGATACACGTGAACGGCGGTGTGGTGACGCATTAG
- a CDS encoding gluconate 2-dehydrogenase subunit 3 family protein, with protein MPETTAQPLTFFSEAQAALVEALADVLIPPRGNTPGAGQAGGVVFIDREVRRSPELRRAFLEGLHKIDLAAHAKGGKPFASLPEKAKVSVLQSIESAEPIFFETLIQMVYGSYYTNPEVLKKLGLPHEPPQPKGYKLEQGQTLVLIEKVKARKKLYRDA; from the coding sequence ATGCCTGAAACCACCGCCCAGCCCCTCACCTTCTTCAGCGAGGCCCAGGCCGCCCTCGTCGAAGCCCTGGCCGACGTCCTCATCCCACCCCGGGGCAACACCCCCGGCGCCGGCCAGGCGGGCGGCGTCGTATTCATCGACCGCGAGGTCCGCCGCTCCCCCGAACTACGCCGCGCATTTCTGGAAGGTTTACATAAAATTGACCTCGCCGCTCACGCCAAAGGCGGCAAGCCCTTCGCCAGCCTCCCCGAAAAAGCCAAGGTGTCCGTCCTCCAGTCCATAGAATCCGCCGAGCCTATCTTTTTTGAGACCCTTATCCAAATGGTCTATGGCAGCTATTACACCAATCCGGAAGTCCTCAAAAAGCTGGGCCTCCCCCACGAGCCTCCCCAGCCCAAGGGCTACAAGCTGGAGCAAGGGCAAACGCTGGTGCTAATTGAGAAGGTCAAGGCGCGGAAGAAGCTATATAGGGACGCGTAA
- a CDS encoding GMC family oxidoreductase — translation MAKQYNTVDVLVIGAGASGGAFTWSLTEAGFQVLCLEQGGWLNPQHYPAMKEGWEFTRYGDYATNPNVRRLPEDYPVNDADSPISPLMFNAVGGSTIHWGGQFPRLRPSDFRVRTLDGVADDWPMSYKDLEPFYDLNDKMVGVAGVAGDPAYPIKPARPLPPIPLGKMGDTIVRGLDKLGWHWWPSDAAILTRDYDGRGACNNCGPCDIGCAVKAKASSDVTYWPKAIAKGAQLKTYARVREITVNKQGLADGAIYYDRDGRLHHQKAKIVVVAANGIGTPRLLLNSKSALSPDGLANSGGMVGKNLMFHPYAMAMGVFEEDLESYIGPNSCTVFCQEFYETDLSRGFVRSHSFQIGRGAGPLMTAMGNQGRFRVPWGQDHHRVLKERLGHTINIAVCGEDLPEHHNQVTIDPVLTDGDGIPAPKITYKLSENSRKMMDHGIDRAKELLDAAGAKQIFVNPLARVSGWHLMGTARMGTHAGNSVVDGHGRAHDVKNLFVIDGSAFVTSGAVNPCSTVQALALYFADHFKRSHRHLLD, via the coding sequence ATGGCTAAACAATACAATACCGTGGACGTGCTGGTCATTGGCGCGGGCGCGTCCGGCGGCGCTTTCACCTGGAGCCTCACCGAGGCCGGGTTCCAAGTCCTATGCCTGGAGCAGGGCGGCTGGCTCAACCCCCAGCACTATCCCGCTATGAAGGAAGGCTGGGAGTTCACCCGCTACGGCGACTACGCCACCAACCCCAACGTCCGCCGCCTCCCCGAGGACTATCCCGTCAACGATGCCGACTCGCCCATTTCGCCTCTCATGTTCAACGCCGTCGGCGGCAGCACCATTCACTGGGGCGGCCAGTTCCCCCGCCTGCGGCCCTCCGACTTCCGCGTCCGCACCCTGGACGGCGTCGCCGACGACTGGCCTATGTCCTACAAAGACCTGGAGCCTTTCTATGACCTCAACGACAAGATGGTGGGCGTGGCGGGCGTCGCCGGCGACCCCGCTTACCCCATCAAGCCTGCCCGCCCCCTGCCGCCCATACCCCTGGGCAAGATGGGCGACACCATTGTCCGCGGCCTCGACAAGCTGGGCTGGCACTGGTGGCCCTCCGACGCCGCCATTCTCACCCGCGACTACGACGGGCGCGGCGCGTGCAACAACTGCGGCCCCTGCGACATCGGCTGCGCCGTCAAGGCCAAGGCCAGCAGCGATGTGACCTACTGGCCCAAGGCTATCGCCAAGGGCGCTCAGCTCAAGACCTACGCCCGCGTCCGCGAGATCACCGTCAACAAGCAGGGCCTCGCCGACGGCGCTATCTACTATGACCGCGATGGCCGCCTCCACCACCAGAAGGCCAAAATCGTGGTCGTTGCCGCCAACGGCATCGGCACCCCGCGCCTGCTCCTCAACTCCAAGTCGGCCCTTTCCCCAGACGGCTTGGCCAACAGCGGCGGCATGGTCGGGAAGAACCTCATGTTCCACCCCTACGCCATGGCTATGGGCGTCTTCGAGGAAGACCTGGAGTCCTACATCGGCCCCAATAGCTGCACCGTCTTCTGTCAGGAGTTCTACGAGACCGACCTGAGCCGCGGCTTCGTCCGAAGCCACTCCTTCCAGATAGGGCGAGGTGCCGGCCCCCTTATGACCGCCATGGGGAACCAGGGTCGGTTCCGCGTTCCCTGGGGCCAGGACCACCATCGCGTCCTCAAAGAGCGCCTCGGCCACACCATCAACATCGCCGTCTGCGGCGAGGACCTCCCCGAACACCACAACCAGGTTACCATCGACCCCGTCCTCACCGACGGCGACGGCATTCCCGCCCCCAAGATTACCTACAAGCTCAGCGAGAACAGCCGCAAGATGATGGACCACGGCATCGACCGGGCCAAGGAGCTGCTGGACGCGGCGGGTGCCAAGCAAATATTCGTGAACCCGCTGGCGAGGGTATCGGGCTGGCATCTCATGGGCACGGCGCGCATGGGCACCCACGCCGGCAACTCGGTGGTGGACGGCCATGGCCGCGCCCACGATGTCAAGAACCTGTTCGTCATCGACGGCAGCGCCTTCGTCACCTCCGGCGCGGTGAACCCCTGCTCCACCGTGCAGGCCCTGGCCCTCTACTTCGCCGACCACTTCAAGCGCAGCCATCGGCATCTGCTGGACTAA
- a CDS encoding asparaginase produces the protein MPAKPNIVVFGTGGTIAAVSPDRMDFTRYGDVGRRMPVAENLERLPEAKEIANLRAEDLYRTSSGEIGPKEWLNMARRINETFARDKTVDGIVLTHGTGTMEESAYFLNLTVKSNKPVVMTGSMRPASAIGTDADVNLYNAIKIAASPQARGMGVVVCLNHQIHSAREVTKSDPLRVETFKTHEFGILGYADSDGEVRFYRAPVRKHTTATPFEVNGLTDLPRVDIVPLYAGGDDLLINAVRKNKSAGLVLSGVGGGSGSKVQRAAALAAVKEGMAVALSSRTSGGRVVMTPEREEEGFISADDLRPLKARILLMLALSMTKDRKAIQRMFYEM, from the coding sequence ATGCCAGCCAAGCCTAATATTGTTGTTTTTGGGACGGGCGGGACCATTGCCGCCGTCAGCCCGGACAGGATGGACTTCACGCGATACGGCGACGTGGGAAGGCGCATGCCGGTGGCCGAGAACCTGGAGCGTCTGCCGGAGGCCAAAGAAATCGCTAACCTGCGGGCGGAGGACCTGTATCGGACTTCCAGCGGCGAGATTGGGCCGAAAGAGTGGCTCAACATGGCGCGACGCATCAACGAGACCTTCGCCAGGGACAAGACTGTTGACGGCATCGTGCTGACCCACGGCACGGGGACTATGGAAGAAAGCGCCTATTTCCTGAACCTGACGGTAAAGTCCAACAAGCCGGTGGTTATGACAGGGTCGATGCGCCCCGCCTCGGCCATTGGTACGGACGCCGACGTCAACCTGTACAACGCCATCAAGATCGCGGCGTCGCCGCAAGCCAGGGGGATGGGCGTGGTGGTGTGCCTGAACCATCAGATACACTCGGCGCGAGAGGTGACCAAGAGTGACCCCCTGCGCGTCGAGACCTTCAAGACCCACGAGTTCGGGATACTGGGCTACGCCGACTCGGACGGTGAGGTGCGATTTTATCGAGCGCCGGTGAGGAAGCACACCACGGCGACGCCCTTCGAGGTCAACGGCCTCACCGACCTGCCGAGGGTGGACATAGTGCCCCTCTATGCCGGCGGCGACGATTTGCTGATCAATGCGGTGCGCAAGAACAAGTCGGCTGGGCTGGTGCTGTCGGGTGTGGGCGGTGGTAGCGGGTCCAAGGTGCAGCGGGCGGCGGCGCTGGCGGCGGTGAAGGAGGGTATGGCGGTGGCGCTGTCGTCGAGGACCAGCGGCGGACGGGTGGTGATGACGCCGGAGCGAGAGGAGGAAGGGTTCATATCCGCGGACGACCTGCGGCCCTTGAAGGCGCGGATATTGCTGATGCTGGCGCTGAGCATGACCAAGGACCGCAAGGCCATCCAAAGAATGTTTTATGAGATGTAG
- a CDS encoding MFS transporter — MRNSRILAAFSVPGYGWLWLSTLTNSSIISVFLLAQGWLLLDMTGSAFMVGFGPGFFGGASLLSGLFAGVLADRVDRRNIVMAVQSSLAAAILLLAVLAVSDLIQVWHVLAVAGVVGLLWGCQGPSRSTLQFDLVGRERLVNAIATQFMAHHLSSVLGPLGAGFVLEYYGAGPLFFIVSGWLALGALCLTKVPRPARVTPAKGSVISNLLAGFSYIWHDKRSRTVFSVILITEGLGFSSVSMLPVVVRDNLHAGALVLGLLATFRGVGGMTAALIVSRFSDVKSKGWVFVCASFGFGASLVLFSFSREIPLSLALLVAVGACGVVYDTFGVTLLQSLSPEAMRGRVMGVYSSILSGINLGGFGMGSVAGALGVTWAIAGGGGIVALHALSRMPMAGFMGRPRGVEESATPPGRPAAAGAKD, encoded by the coding sequence ATGCGCAATAGTCGCATACTGGCGGCGTTTAGCGTGCCGGGCTATGGGTGGCTGTGGCTTAGCACGCTCACAAACTCCAGCATCATCAGCGTATTCCTTCTGGCCCAGGGCTGGCTTCTCCTGGATATGACGGGGTCGGCGTTCATGGTGGGTTTCGGCCCGGGGTTCTTTGGCGGGGCCAGTCTGCTGTCCGGCCTTTTCGCGGGCGTGCTGGCGGACAGGGTAGACCGTCGAAACATAGTTATGGCCGTGCAGAGCAGCCTGGCGGCAGCCATACTCCTTCTGGCGGTGCTGGCGGTCAGCGACCTGATCCAGGTTTGGCATGTGCTTGCCGTCGCGGGTGTTGTGGGGCTGCTATGGGGGTGCCAGGGGCCGTCACGCAGCACTTTGCAGTTCGACCTGGTGGGACGCGAGAGGCTAGTGAACGCCATCGCGACGCAGTTCATGGCGCATCACTTGTCGTCGGTGCTGGGGCCGCTGGGCGCAGGATTTGTCCTGGAGTATTATGGAGCGGGACCGCTTTTCTTCATCGTCAGCGGGTGGCTGGCCCTGGGCGCCCTGTGTTTGACGAAGGTGCCGCGACCGGCACGAGTCACGCCAGCTAAAGGCTCGGTGATCTCCAACCTGCTGGCAGGGTTCTCATATATCTGGCACGACAAGCGGTCACGGACGGTGTTCTCGGTGATCCTGATCACGGAAGGGCTTGGATTCTCCAGCGTGTCGATGCTGCCAGTGGTGGTCAGGGACAACCTTCACGCCGGCGCATTGGTGTTAGGACTCCTGGCCACTTTCAGGGGTGTAGGAGGCATGACGGCGGCGCTTATCGTTTCCAGGTTCTCTGACGTGAAGTCTAAGGGATGGGTGTTTGTATGCGCGTCCTTCGGGTTTGGGGCCTCCCTGGTGCTATTCTCGTTCTCGCGCGAAATTCCGTTATCGCTGGCGCTGCTGGTGGCCGTCGGCGCGTGCGGCGTGGTCTACGACACCTTTGGCGTGACCCTTCTGCAATCGCTGTCGCCGGAGGCTATGCGGGGGCGGGTGATGGGGGTGTATAGCTCCATCCTCAGCGGGATTAACCTGGGAGGCTTCGGCATGGGGTCGGTGGCGGGAGCGCTGGGGGTAACATGGGCTATCGCGGGAGGCGGCGGCATCGTGGCGCTTCACGCGTTAAGCCGGATGCCGATGGCGGGATTTATGGGGAGGCCGCGCGGGGTGGAGGAATCAGCGACCCCGCCGGGCCGACCCGCGGCGGCGGGGGCGAAGGACTAG
- a CDS encoding DUF1028 domain-containing protein: MGYRGRRRHRGASRVKPDADGGIYGEAARGGGISDPAGPTRGGGGEGLAMDPMFRIGPETNTFTILARCPQRGALGTAIATYSLAVGGTCQAIKSGVGVMASQAFGDPRLRPLAMGMLEAGLDAYDTLERVKRKDPYIEYRQIGIVDSMGRVAAHTGPKARPWHGHMVGRGYVVMGNALVGGQVLEAMSKAYEASELEELEERLLRALEAGRDAGGQPQGQRSSVLVAHREESYPWMDLRVDAHSEPVGELRRVYETYKPMATYYYEMRPKDPAHLPTQDEWLARQKWSG; encoded by the coding sequence ATGGGCTATCGCGGGAGGCGGCGGCATCGTGGCGCTTCACGCGTTAAGCCGGATGCCGATGGCGGGATTTATGGGGAGGCCGCGCGGGGTGGAGGAATCAGCGACCCCGCCGGGCCGACCCGCGGCGGCGGGGGCGAAGGACTAGCGATGGATCCTATGTTCCGTATTGGCCCCGAGACCAACACCTTCACCATCCTCGCCCGGTGCCCCCAACGCGGCGCCCTGGGCACGGCCATCGCGACATACTCGCTGGCGGTAGGCGGGACGTGCCAGGCGATTAAGTCCGGCGTCGGCGTCATGGCAAGCCAGGCCTTCGGCGACCCCAGGCTTCGGCCGTTGGCGATGGGGATGCTGGAGGCGGGGTTGGACGCTTATGACACGCTGGAGCGAGTGAAGCGCAAGGACCCGTATATCGAATACCGGCAAATCGGGATTGTGGACTCGATGGGGCGGGTGGCGGCGCACACGGGGCCGAAGGCGAGGCCGTGGCACGGGCACATGGTGGGGCGAGGGTATGTGGTGATGGGGAACGCGCTGGTGGGCGGGCAGGTGCTGGAGGCGATGTCGAAAGCCTACGAGGCGTCGGAGTTGGAGGAACTGGAAGAGCGGCTGCTGCGGGCGCTGGAGGCGGGTCGGGACGCCGGCGGGCAGCCCCAGGGGCAACGGTCGTCGGTGCTGGTGGCGCATCGAGAGGAGAGCTACCCGTGGATGGACCTGCGGGTGGACGCGCACTCTGAGCCGGTGGGGGAGCTGCGGCGGGTGTACGAGACGTACAAGCCCATGGCGACGTACTACTACGAGATGCGGCCCAAGGACCCGGCCCATCTGCCGACTCAGGATGAGTGGCTGGCGAGGCAGAAGTGGAGCGGGTGA
- a CDS encoding GrpB family protein, whose translation MSGWRGRSGAGDQLLRSAPIEVVDYDPKWPLMYEAEKERIASALGPLVRAIEHIGSTSVAGLAAKPTIDALVGIHNLADVGKCIVPLEQIGYQHRPAFESQFLGGHYFRRRNELGQHTYHIHVTEFNSEFWNRHIGFRNYLRTHPEAARQYEQLKRGLAQKFPNDRERYTEGKSEFIRGIEKIAGMPANG comes from the coding sequence ATGAGTGGCTGGCGAGGCAGAAGTGGAGCGGGTGATCAATTGTTGCGCAGCGCCCCCATAGAAGTTGTCGACTATGACCCTAAGTGGCCGCTTATGTACGAGGCGGAGAAAGAGCGGATTGCCTCGGCTTTAGGCCCCTTGGTCCGAGCGATTGAGCATATCGGAAGCACGTCAGTAGCGGGTCTGGCGGCGAAGCCTACTATTGATGCGCTGGTGGGTATTCATAATCTAGCTGACGTCGGTAAGTGCATAGTGCCGCTGGAACAGATTGGATACCAACACAGGCCAGCCTTTGAATCCCAGTTCCTAGGCGGCCATTACTTCAGGCGGCGCAACGAGTTGGGCCAGCATACTTATCATATCCATGTAACTGAGTTCAACAGCGAGTTTTGGAATCGACACATCGGCTTTAGGAATTATCTGAGGACGCATCCTGAAGCTGCCAGACAATACGAGCAGTTAAAAAGAGGTCTGGCGCAGAAGTTTCCGAACGACCGCGAGCGGTACACGGAGGGGAAGAGCGAGTTCATCCGCGGAATAGAAAAGATTGCCGGTATGCCAGCGAATGGTTGA
- a CDS encoding amidase, whose protein sequence is MESKLLEKLSGAEMARLIAKKELSPVELTEAYLERIEKIDSKIGAYITVTGEYALKEAKKAERAAAKGEKLGPLHGLPIALKDQFDTKGIKTTSGSRSLDKNIPKQDATTVERVKKAGAIIIGKTQMTQFATGMPDPYQYTDPPRNVWDLERDPLGSSTGSAMAIAASMAATSLGEDTGGSIRCPSSANGVVGLRPTWGRVSRHGVIPLSWSMDQAGPITRTVEDAAIMMNVIAGYDPRDALTSRLPVPDYTKSLKTSLRGMRVAVVKELTDDDAADPVVSKAVKKAADHLAELGAEVDEVSLPMLPDAIAVAGAVTGSDSAYVHYKGIREHPENYGRTLRMRLVANSLIPSQVLHRANKIRELLRRHWLALFEKNDVLLSPTLMYQVNKIRYPKVIKSQDELVSKFGVGSGDSTVHAAFLGTPAISVPCGFDTNGVPIGLMVMGDRFQEEKILRVAHAYERSTDWHKKRPKL, encoded by the coding sequence ATGGAAAGTAAACTTTTGGAAAAACTGTCGGGGGCGGAGATGGCGCGGCTCATCGCCAAGAAAGAGCTGTCGCCCGTCGAGCTGACGGAGGCGTACCTGGAGCGCATCGAAAAAATCGACTCCAAGATTGGGGCGTATATCACGGTGACGGGCGAGTACGCGTTGAAGGAGGCCAAGAAGGCGGAGCGGGCGGCGGCCAAGGGCGAGAAGCTGGGGCCGCTCCACGGCCTGCCTATCGCTCTTAAAGACCAGTTCGATACCAAGGGCATCAAGACCACCTCCGGCTCGCGAAGCCTGGACAAGAACATACCCAAGCAGGACGCCACCACAGTGGAGCGGGTGAAGAAGGCTGGGGCCATCATCATCGGCAAGACGCAGATGACCCAGTTCGCCACGGGCATGCCCGACCCGTACCAGTACACCGACCCGCCTCGCAACGTGTGGGACCTGGAGCGCGACCCGCTAGGCTCTAGCACGGGGTCGGCCATGGCCATCGCGGCGTCCATGGCGGCCACGTCGCTGGGCGAGGACACGGGCGGGTCCATTCGGTGCCCGTCATCGGCCAACGGCGTCGTCGGGCTGAGGCCGACGTGGGGCCGGGTCAGCCGCCACGGCGTGATCCCGCTAAGCTGGTCTATGGACCAGGCGGGGCCGATAACTCGGACGGTGGAAGACGCCGCTATCATGATGAACGTCATCGCCGGCTATGACCCTCGCGACGCCCTGACGTCCAGGCTGCCGGTGCCGGACTACACCAAGTCGCTGAAGACCAGCCTTCGCGGCATGAGGGTGGCGGTGGTGAAGGAGCTGACCGACGATGACGCCGCCGACCCGGTGGTGTCCAAGGCGGTGAAGAAGGCGGCGGACCACCTGGCGGAGCTGGGGGCGGAAGTGGACGAGGTGTCGCTGCCCATGCTGCCGGACGCGATAGCAGTAGCCGGCGCAGTGACGGGCAGCGATTCAGCGTATGTACATTACAAGGGGATCCGCGAGCATCCCGAGAACTACGGGCGCACCCTGCGCATGAGGCTGGTGGCCAACTCGCTGATACCCAGCCAGGTGCTGCACAGGGCCAACAAGATTCGCGAGCTGCTGCGCCGTCACTGGCTGGCGCTCTTCGAGAAGAATGATGTTCTATTAAGCCCCACGCTGATGTACCAGGTCAACAAGATTCGATACCCGAAGGTCATCAAGTCGCAGGATGAATTGGTATCGAAGTTCGGCGTCGGCAGCGGCGACTCGACGGTCCACGCCGCCTTCCTGGGGACGCCCGCGATATCGGTGCCCTGCGGCTTCGACACCAACGGCGTGCCCATCGGCCTCATGGTCATGGGCGACAGGTTCCAGGAAGAAAAGATACTGAGGGTGGCCCACGCCTATGAGCGCAGCACCGACTGGCACAAGAAGCGGCCTAAGCTCTAG
- a CDS encoding TIGR00266 family protein, translating to MEYQILYKPSYALAVIKLREGESLNAESGAMVSMSEGIQMDTHIRGGLFSGLKRTVLGGESFFINTFKANQPGEVTVAPALPGDLAYHAMDGETLFVQSGSYIASSTEIQVDTKWGGARSFFSREGLFLLKATGRGHLFMSSYGAIHELTLAAGQKYTVDTGHMVAFQEGVQYNVRRSGSWKTTIFGGEGLVVELTGPGKIYMQTRSPESFLSWIVPKLPFKRE from the coding sequence GTGGAATATCAGATACTGTATAAGCCGTCCTACGCCCTGGCCGTCATCAAGTTAAGGGAGGGCGAGTCGCTGAACGCTGAGTCCGGCGCCATGGTCAGCATGTCGGAAGGCATCCAGATGGACACTCACATCCGGGGCGGCCTGTTCTCCGGCCTCAAGCGCACCGTCCTGGGCGGGGAGAGTTTTTTCATCAACACCTTCAAGGCCAACCAGCCGGGTGAGGTAACCGTGGCGCCCGCCCTGCCCGGGGACTTGGCCTACCATGCCATGGACGGCGAGACGCTTTTCGTGCAGTCGGGGTCCTACATCGCGTCGTCGACAGAGATACAGGTGGACACCAAATGGGGCGGGGCCCGGTCCTTTTTCTCCAGGGAGGGCCTGTTCCTGCTCAAGGCGACGGGTCGAGGCCACCTGTTCATGTCGAGCTACGGCGCCATCCACGAGCTTACACTGGCCGCGGGGCAGAAATACACCGTCGATACCGGGCACATGGTGGCTTTTCAGGAGGGCGTCCAATACAACGTGCGGCGGTCAGGAAGTTGGAAGACGACCATATTCGGCGGCGAGGGGCTGGTGGTGGAGCTGACGGGGCCGGGAAAGATATATATGCAGACGCGCAGCCCCGAGTCTTTCCTGAGTTGGATTGTTCCTAAGCTGCCATTCAAGCGAGAGTAG